CGACCGCGTCCACGTGGGCGCCTGGACCACGATCACCATCCGCCGCGGCTGATCAGGTCTCCCGGTGCACGATCGCCGGGCCCCGAGGGGTCCGGCGATCCCTGCCGTATCGCCAGATGGGCGCACGAGGCGCGCCCACTACCCTGAACGCGTGCAGCGCCTTGTCCTCTTCGACCTCGACGACACGCTCATCGATCGGCGTCGGGCGCTCGACGCGAGCGTGGCCCGCTTCGCCTCACGCCACGGCCTCACGCCGGACGGCCATGCGCAGGTGCTCGCGCGGCTTGGGCAACGGGCCTCGGTCTCCGACTTCGCGGTGATCCGCGAGCTTCACGGGCTGGCAGTCCCGGCGCAGGAGCTGTGGCATGACTACCTGTCGGACATGGCTGCCCTCGCCCGCTGTACGGCCGGCGTGCTGGACGGCCTGGACGAGCTGAAGGGGCGCGGCTGGCGCGTCGGCATCGCGACGAACGGCTCCGCCGACATCCAGCGGGCCAAGCTCGGCGCCACCGGCATCGCCCGCCGCGTCCACGCGGTGTGTGTCTCCTCCGAAGTGGGCGTCCGCAAGCCCGACCCGCGGCTGTTCTCCGCCGCCGCCGAACTCTGTGGTGCCGACCCGGGAGACGGGGGCTGGATGGTGGGCGACGACGCTGCCAAGGACATCGCGGGCGGCCGCGCGGCCGGACTCGCCACCTTGTGGGTCGGCGATCCCCGCCGCTGGCCGACACCCCTGCCCGCCCCCGACCGGACGGCACCCACCGCGCTCCGGGCCATCCGACTGCTCTTGGACCTGACCGCCTGAGGAGGCCTCTGTGACACGGCACGGCACCACGGTGGGGCTTCTGCACCCAGGCAGCATGGGGGCCGCTTTCGGCAGCCGGCTGACCGCTCGCGGGATCACGGTCCTGTGGTGTCCGGACGGCCGCAGCGAAGCCTCCGGGGAGCGTGCCCGACACGCCGGCCTGAAGGCCGCCGCGCTGCCCAGCCTGCTCGATCACGCGGACGTCCTGCTGTCCCTCTGCCCACCGGCCGCAGCCACGGAGGTCGCCGCCCTGGTGGCCTCGCACGGCTTCGCGGAGCGGACATACGTCGAGGCGAACGCGATCTCCCCCGAGCGGGTCGGACTCATCGCCGCACTCCTCCCCGGCGCCGAGACGATCGATGCCTCGGTGGTCGGCTCACCCCCCGTGGGGGGCAAGACGGCGACGCTCTACCTGGCGGGGGAACAGACCCGTACGGAAGCCGTCGAGCGTCTCTTCGCGGGAACGGACATCCATACGCACAGCCTGGGTACGGAAGTGGGAGCGGCCTCCGCGCTCAAGCTCGCCTACTCCAGCTACCAGAAGGCGTCCCGAGTGCTCGCCGCCCTCTCCTACGGTGCCGCCCAGGCCCACGGTGTGGGTGATGAGCTGCTGGCCATCGCCGCGAAGCGAACAGGCAGCTATCTCACCGAGACCGGTTACATCCCCAAGACGGCTGCCCGCGCCTGGCGCTGGGGTCCCGAGCTCGCCGACGCCGCGGCTCTCCTGTCCGACGCCGGGCTCCCCGACGAACTGATGCTCGCCGCGGCCGCGACCCTGGAACGCTGGGACGCGGCGCGCGACACCCGGCTCAGCGTCGAGGAGGCCCTGAAACTGCTGCGCCGGGACCCGGAGGAAGGGTGACGCGGCCGTCCCGCCCGGAGCGGTCAGCGCACCAGTTTGCGGATGACGATGCCCACGGTCAGGGTCGTGAAGAGCAGTCCGCCACCCGCGCAGCACACCGCGAGGGCCGTCCAGGCATGGGTTTTCAGCTCCGAAGGGGCACCCATGCCGACGTTCAGCCACAGCGCACAGGCCAGGACGAGCGCCCTCCCGGCACCCACCACGTCGAGGAGGCCACCCCCTTGTGGGCCGCGTGCGGCTCCGGAGAGGTGTAGGAGGGCTGCCGTGGTGAGCATGGCGGCGCCCAGGGTCCGTGCCGGGTTCCGTGCCCGCACTCCCCATCCGAGGACACCGCCGAGCAGAGCTCGACCCGCGAGGCGTGACAGCAGCGGTCGCTCGGCCGCCTCCCGCTGCCGGGTGAAGTAGTAAAGCTGGTCGCCCTCGGACATCCGTCTGCGTCGGGTCAGCGTGGAGCGCACCGCCTCCAGGGCACCCGGACTGACCCGGGTGAAGACGCGGTCCATGAATCCGGTGACCTGTTCGTCGTTCCGGAAGACCACGTCGCCGAGGTCGACCTCCTGCACACTGCTCGTTCCCGCGAGGCGGAACCGGGCCGGCCCGGCGGGCACGGCGAGAGCCCTCACGGTCGTGTCGGCGAGTTCCACCACCACCGGGGACACCTCGTCGGCGCTGGCGGTGAGGCTGGAGATGACGGAGGAACGGAAGACCAGCTCCGCGGTACCTGTACCGCCAGTCGCGGGGGTCGCCGCGGCCCCTGCCTCGACCGGCCGGCGCTGCGCGGGCACGGTCGCCTCATGGCGAAGTCCCCGTACCTCCACGGGGCCTCGCACCTCGCTGTCGAGCAGTGCGCTCGCCTCGCCGGGTACGACCATTCCGTTGATACGCAGGCCGTCGCGGCAGCGCACCCCCGTGCCTCGGAAGGGGGCGTCCACACGCACCCGGCGCAGCAGCAGCGCGGAAACGTCCACCTCGTCGAGTCTGAGCGAGGCCAACCAGAGATCGTCGAGGGTGATGGTCTCGCTGACGATCATCCTTTCCAAGGACACTTCGGGCCTGCGCTGCCGGCCGACGGCAGCCTGGCTGCGAAGGGCCACGGTCGCGGCCCGCAGACGCCTGAGCTGGACGGGACCCCGCATCGCCGCGATCGTCACCGAGTCGGAGACGCGTACGCCCTCGAAGCGTGTGGGTCCGCAGGAATGGACGTCCAGGCTCTCCAGGGTGGATTCGCTGACATCCACCCCCGTGTTGCGCGGAGTGTTGCGGATGATCAGCCGGCCGATCCGGGAGTTGCTGACCAGGACCGCGTCGGCGGTGCAGTGGTCGACGACGAGCTCTTCGACGACGCACGACCGCACGGTGAGGGCACCCGCGACGTTCACCCGGTGCAGCGCCAGCCGACCAGCGGTCAGCGAATCCAGGACCAGGGGCTCGTCGATGTCACTCTGCCGCAGGGTGAGGTCGCGATCCCGGCCTGCCGATGATTCCAGGTCCGCCACACGCGCCAGCGCTTCGAGCGTCCTGACGGTCGCCACAGGTCTTCCTCCCCCACCAAGTCCTACGGAAACGGCGCCCGGCGGCGCGCTGCCCGGTTCACTCCGCGTCGCAGGCCCCGCCCCGCAGAAGGGCGGCCAGGCTGCCGGGCCGGGCAGGCCGACGGCCGTCTTCCGCATGGGCCTTCGCCACGACGGCGGCAGTCGCCGACGGGCTGCTGTGATCGGTCCGTATCAGAAGGTGAAACGGCTCCTCGTCCTCGGGCACGGCCTGCAGGTCCGCCAGTGCCTCGTCCCAGGCGGCGAGCCGGTCCGCGGTGTCCCGGTCGCCCCTCTCCTGAGATCGCCGTTCACACACTTCACGGGGGACCCACAGGAGTACGCACAGCCACGGCTCCCGCACGGCGGCGTTGAAGATCCGGAGGTGGTCGACACTTCCCAAGTGCACGACCGGGACACGGCCCGCGCCGGTCATCGCGTCCATGTCGTCGCGATCGATCGCGTAGGTGTTCCCGTATCTGGTGGTCTCCAGAACAACACGGCCGGCGGCGCGCAGAGCGTCCAGCTCCGCGTGTCCGGCCATGCGATAGCCGGTGGTCCGCCCGGCGCCCACCTTGATCTTGGTCAGCTGGCCGTACCGGTCGTCGAGACGGGTCAGCGCAGCACTGACAGTGTCCTTGCCCGCTGCCGGAGGGCCGAACAGCACCACACCCCCGAAGCCGTCAGCGCCTCGTTCCCGCATGCTCATCCCAGACTCTCGCTGTAGCGGACGGACAGGGCGGCGGCCACCGATTCGACCTGCTCTGCGAGCGGGGTCATCGCCGTGATCCGGTTGTCGACGAGGTGGAAGTCCCCGACCGGACGCCGTTCCAGGGAGATCGCGCCGAGGTACTGCCTCCAGTTCGCGAGCTTCCATGTGTCCCTTGCCGCGTTGCGGGAGGTCAGCCGCTCGCGCATCGACGACGCGTCACTGTCCACCCACACCACTTCCAGCCCGGCGCCCAGGCGTGCGCAATGGCGACGCGTACGGGCAGCCCACTGCTCGTCGACGACCTCGGCGAGGAAGGGCGCCACGGCGACGACCGGCACCCCGCACTCCAGGTTCTCCCAGCAGGCCTTCATCAGGGACTCGTACTCCAGCGGGCGCACGGTCCCGGTGTAGACGCTGCTCTGCCTGTCGTCGGGATCGCCGTTGAGGTGGGTCAGGAGCGACTCGGTCAGCGGCCTCGTCAAGGTGTCCTTGTCGAGCAGCGGCCAGCCCGTAGCCTGCGACATCATCTTTCCGGCCTCGGATTTTCCGGAACCGGCGTAACCGGCGACGAGGACGAGGGCGACCCCGTGCTCGGACTGCTCCGAACCGATGTTCAACGATGCCCCCCGGACGTGACACGACCCTGCCTTCTCGGGAACTCTAGCGCCAACTGATCAACTTTGTGCCGGAGTTCGAACGGGCGTGGACGCGGGCATCCTCGGACGTCCTGCCGTGGGACCCCCATCCGCCGCGGCTGATCACTGCTGCCCCAGGGGCCAGACGTAGGGTCCCTGGGGGTCGTCCAGCCAGGACCACTGGCCCTCCGGGCCGACCGAGACGCCGAAGCGTTCGCGGCCCGGGCGGCCCTCGCTGCGCCACAGGTCCAGGGCCTCGCGGGGGTGCAGGACCCCGGCGGTCAGTACGAGCATGAACTGGAAGCGCTCGTTCTCGACCAGCTCGTACGGGAGCCCGCGCACCATGGCCATCCGGTCGGGCGGCGGTACGGCCGTGGCACCGCGCAGCGGGACGAAGTAGGCCGGGGTGTGCAGGAAGCGGCCCTCCGCGAAGTCGGCGTCCCGGACCGTGAGGGCGATCAGCCCGGTCGACAGCGGGGCGAGGATCCGCGCCCCCGGCCGGCACTGGCCGAGCCAGGTGTGCGGGACCAGCGGCAGGGTGCAGGTCACCAGGATCCGGTCGAAGGGGGCGCGGGCGGGGCAGCCGCGGGCGCCGTCGCCGGTGACCACGGTCGGGTGGTAGCCGAGGCGTGCCAGGTGGGCCCGGGCGGACTCGGTGATCTCCTCGTCCAGGTCCACGGTGGTGACGTGCTCGTCGCCGAGGCGGTGGCTGAGCAGGGCCGCGTTGTAGCCGGTGCCCGCGCCGATCTCCAGGACGTCGTCGCCGTCGCGCACGTCGAGGGCGGCCAGCATCTTCGCCATCAGGGAAGGCTGGCTGCTGGAGGAGACCAGCCGGCCGTCGCGCAGCCTGGTCGCGAGCGGGGCGTCGGCGTACACGCCGCGCAGCCAGCGGGCCCGCTGCGCGGGGTCGGGGTCCTCCGCCCAGAGCCGTTCGTGGCCGGCGCCGCGGTCGGTCCAGAAGTACGGGACGAAGACGTGCCGGGGCACGGCCGCGAAGGCTGCCCGCCAGCGCGGGTCGTCCAGTACGCCGGCCGCGGTCAGCTCCCGCACCTGGGCGGCGTGCGCGGTCTCCCGCAGGTCCCGCGTCTCGGTCCCTGCCGTGTCTGCGCCGTGTGCGGTGTGTGCGCCCATGCCTCCACTGTCCTGCGCCCGGCCGTCAGGTGCGACGTGAAGGGCCCCCGGGCGGTACCGGGCGTCTGAGACGATGGTCGGGTGAATGAGATTCCGCGGGGCAGCCTTCAGGAGCAGACCTTCTACGAGCAGGTGGGCGGCGAGGACACCTTCCGCCGCCTCGTGCGGCGCTTCTACCAGGGCGTCGCGGAGGACCCGCTGCTGCGCCCGATGTACCCGGAGGAGGACCTCGGTCCCGCCGAGGAGCGGTTCGCGCTCTTCCTGATGCAGTACTGGGGCGGTCCCACCACCTACAGCCAGCACCGCGGCCACCCGCGCCTGCGGATGCGGCACGCGCCGTTCCGGGTGGACTCGGCGGCTCACGACGCCTGGCTGAAGCACATGCGGGTGGCGCTGGACGAGCTGGGGCTGGCCCCGGAGCACGAGGCGCAGCTGTGGAAGTACCTGACGTACGCCGCCGCGTCGATGATCAACACGGCGGGCTGAAGTCCGTACGGTCCCCCCGGCCCGCGGGCCGGGGGCACCGTGCCCGTCAGACCGGGCTGACCTGGAAGGCGCCGAGGCCGCCGGTGGCGCCGGGGCGGCGGGTGGCGACGGAGCCGTACGGGGTGCGCAGCCGCAGCCAGCTCCCGGCGGCGAGCAGCGCCACCGGGTCGGGGGCGCTGCCGGGCGCGGGGGCGGGGGCGGGCACGGCGGCCCGCACCGGCCGCAGGAAGCCCAGCGACTGGGCGGCGTGCGCGGCACGCAGCGGCAGCTCGGTGTCGCCGAGGGTGCGGGACCAGATCTCGCGGCCGATGCGGTCGCGCTCGGAGCGGGTCCGGTGCTGTGCGGGCAGCGCCGCGTCCCGTGCCCGGAACTCGGCGACGGCCCCGGCCAGGAGCTGTGCGATCACCTCGGGGCCGGGCAGCCCGGGCAGTTGCCGCCAGCCGCCGCGGGGCGGGAGTACGCCGGTCCACGGCGGGCCGGTGACCGGCCCGGGCACGGTGGCCTCGGCCGAGGCCTCGTCCACGGACTCCAGCAGCTCGCCGGCGGAGACGGTCACGTCCAGCGGCGTCGCCACGGGGACGGCGAGCCGGACGGTGCGGATGGCGAGCACCTCGAAGGAGGGCGGCCGTCCGAACACGCCGAGCGCGCCGCCGCCCGCCTGGAGGCGGACGGCGGCGGCCCGGTCGTAGTGCACCAGCCGGCCCAGGAAGGCGGCGAGGTCCGCCGCCTCCCCAGTGTCGGCGAAGCGCAACTGCTCACTCATGCGGCGATGGCCTCGGAGCGCGGCTCGTCGAGGTACTCCTCCAGGAAGTGCCTCTCCTCGGCCGTGATACGGCGCGGCCGGCCCGCGGCGAGGTTGTAGGGCACGACCACGGTCTCCGCGCGCACGTAGACCGTCTCCGGCCTGTCCTCGGTGGCCTCGTCCTTGACCTCGTAGCGGATGGTCAGGGAAGCGGCGCCTATCCGGGTCACCCAGGACTCGATCAGGACGGGCTCGTGACGGTGCACGAGGGGCAGCTTGTAGTCGATCTCGTGGCGGGCCACGACGGATCCGCCCGTGAAGGACTCGCTGCCCTCGCCCGGCGCGAGGCGGAACATGAAGTCGATCCGCGCCTCCTCCAGGTAGCGGAGGAAGACGACGTTGTTGACGTGCCCGAAGGCGTCCATGTCCGCCCAGCGCAGCGGGCAGCGGTATTGGTGTCTGGCCATGGCCGTGACCTCAGCCCTCCCCCTCAGCCTCGGGTGAGCTTCTTGTAGGTGGCGCGGTGCGGACGGGTCGCGTCCGGGCCGAGCCGCTCGATCTTGTTCTTCTCGTACGACTCGAAGTTGCCCTCGAACCAGAACCACTTCGAGTCGCCTTCGTAGGCGAGGATGTGGGTGGCCACCCGGTCCAGGAACCAGCGGTCGTGGGAGACGACCACGGCCGCACCGGGGAACTCCAGCAGCGCGTTCTCCAGGGAGCCCAGGGTCTCGACGTCGAGGTCGTTGGTGGGCTCGTCGAGGAGCAGCAGGTTGCCGCCCTGCTTGAGGGTCAGCGCGAGGTTCAGGCGGTTGCGCTCACCGCCGGAGAGCACGCCGGCCGGCTTCTGCTGGTCCGGGCCCTTGAAGCCGAAGGCGCTGACGTAGGCGCGGGAGGGCATCTCGACGTTGCCGACGTTGATGTAGTCCAGCTCGTCCGACACGACGGCCCAGAGGGTCTTCTTGGGGTCGATGTTGGCGCGGCCCTGGTCGACGTAGGAGATCTTGACGGTCTCGCCGACCTTGATCTCGCCGGAGTCCGGCTTCTCCAGGCCCTGGATCATCTTGAAGAGCGTGGTCTTGCCGGCGCCGTTCGGGCCGATGATGCCGACGATGCCGTTGCGCGGCAGCGTGAAGGACAGGTCGTCGATGAGGACCTTGTCGCCGAACGCCTTGGAGAGGTTGTTGACCTCGACCACGATCGAGCCCAGGCGCGGGCCCGGCGGGATCTGGATCTCCTCGAAGTCCAGCTTGCGCATCTTGTCGGCCTCGGCCGCCATCTCCTCGTAGCGGGCGAGGCGGGCCTTGGACTTGGCCTGGCGGCCCTTGGCGTTGGAGCGGACCCACTCCAGCTCTTCCTTGAGGCGCTTGGCGCGCTTCTCGTCCTTCTTGCCCTCGACCTTGAGGCGCTCGGCCTTCTTCTCCAGGTAGGTGGAGTAGTTGCCCTCGTAGGGGTGCGCGCGGCCGCGGTCGAGTTCGAGGATCCACTCGGCGACGTTGTCGAGGAAGTAGCGGTCGTGGGTGACGGCCACGACGGCGCCCTTGTACTGGGCCAGGTGCTGCTCCAGCCAGTTCACGGACTCGGCGTCGAGGTGGTTGGTGGGCTCGTCGAGGAGCAGCAGGTCGGGGGCCTCCAGCAGCAGCTTGCAGAGGGCCACGCGACGCTTCTCACCACCGGAGAGGTTGGTGACGGGCCAGTCGCCGGGCGGGCAGCCCAGGGCGTCCATGGCCTGCTCCAGCTGGGCGTCGAGGTCCCACGCGTTGGCGTGGTCCAGGTCGTCCTGGAGCTTGCCCATCTCCTCCATCAGCTCGTCGGTGTAGTTCGTCGCCATTTCCTCGGCGATCGCGTTGAACCGGTTGAGCTTCTGCTTGATCGGGCCGACGCCGTCCTCGACGTTCTCCAGGACGGTCTTGGACTCGTCGAGCTTCGGCTCCTGCATGAGGATGCCGACGGTGTAGCCGGGCGAGAGGAAGGCGTCGCCGTTGGACGGCTGCTCGATACCCGCCATGATCTTCAGAACGGTGGACTTACCGGCACCGTTCGGGCCGACCACACCGATCTTCGCGCCGGGCAGGAAGTTCAGGAAGACGTCGTCAAGGATCACCTTGTCGCCGTGTGCCTTGCGCGTCTTGCGCATGGTGTAGATGAACTCAGCCAAGAGAAACCGTCCGGCAGATCGATGGTGGGCAGATACACCCCATCTTGCCAGGCGTCCATACCCCGGGGGAAACGCGTATGGCCCGGACCCCTGATCCGGCGGGGGCCCCGTGCGTGCCTTTCGGCGGCGCCGCCGCCCGCGAGCGGGCGCTCGGGGCGGCGACGGGCGGTTCGTGGGGGCGGCCGGCGGGGCCGGGGGCGGTCAGAGGGGGCGGTAGACCGTGAGGCCGTCCGGGAGGGCGTCGAGGACGAGGT
This DNA window, taken from Streptomyces sp. TN58, encodes the following:
- a CDS encoding HAD family hydrolase codes for the protein MQRLVLFDLDDTLIDRRRALDASVARFASRHGLTPDGHAQVLARLGQRASVSDFAVIRELHGLAVPAQELWHDYLSDMAALARCTAGVLDGLDELKGRGWRVGIATNGSADIQRAKLGATGIARRVHAVCVSSEVGVRKPDPRLFSAAAELCGADPGDGGWMVGDDAAKDIAGGRAAGLATLWVGDPRRWPTPLPAPDRTAPTALRAIRLLLDLTA
- a CDS encoding NAD(P)-dependent oxidoreductase, with the protein product MGAAFGSRLTARGITVLWCPDGRSEASGERARHAGLKAAALPSLLDHADVLLSLCPPAAATEVAALVASHGFAERTYVEANAISPERVGLIAALLPGAETIDASVVGSPPVGGKTATLYLAGEQTRTEAVERLFAGTDIHTHSLGTEVGAASALKLAYSSYQKASRVLAALSYGAAQAHGVGDELLAIAAKRTGSYLTETGYIPKTAARAWRWGPELADAAALLSDAGLPDELMLAAAATLERWDAARDTRLSVEEALKLLRRDPEEG
- a CDS encoding guanylate kinase, whose translation is MVLFGPPAAGKDTVSAALTRLDDRYGQLTKIKVGAGRTTGYRMAGHAELDALRAAGRVVLETTRYGNTYAIDRDDMDAMTGAGRVPVVHLGSVDHLRIFNAAVREPWLCVLLWVPREVCERRSQERGDRDTADRLAAWDEALADLQAVPEDEEPFHLLIRTDHSSPSATAAVVAKAHAEDGRRPARPGSLAALLRGGACDAE
- a CDS encoding AAA family ATPase; this translates as MNIGSEQSEHGVALVLVAGYAGSGKSEAGKMMSQATGWPLLDKDTLTRPLTESLLTHLNGDPDDRQSSVYTGTVRPLEYESLMKACWENLECGVPVVAVAPFLAEVVDEQWAARTRRHCARLGAGLEVVWVDSDASSMRERLTSRNAARDTWKLANWRQYLGAISLERRPVGDFHLVDNRITAMTPLAEQVESVAAALSVRYSESLG
- a CDS encoding methyltransferase domain-containing protein → MGAHTAHGADTAGTETRDLRETAHAAQVRELTAAGVLDDPRWRAAFAAVPRHVFVPYFWTDRGAGHERLWAEDPDPAQRARWLRGVYADAPLATRLRDGRLVSSSSQPSLMAKMLAALDVRDGDDVLEIGAGTGYNAALLSHRLGDEHVTTVDLDEEITESARAHLARLGYHPTVVTGDGARGCPARAPFDRILVTCTLPLVPHTWLGQCRPGARILAPLSTGLIALTVRDADFAEGRFLHTPAYFVPLRGATAVPPPDRMAMVRGLPYELVENERFQFMLVLTAGVLHPREALDLWRSEGRPGRERFGVSVGPEGQWSWLDDPQGPYVWPLGQQ
- a CDS encoding globin, producing MNEIPRGSLQEQTFYEQVGGEDTFRRLVRRFYQGVAEDPLLRPMYPEEDLGPAEERFALFLMQYWGGPTTYSQHRGHPRLRMRHAPFRVDSAAHDAWLKHMRVALDELGLAPEHEAQLWKYLTYAAASMINTAG
- a CDS encoding acyl-CoA thioesterase; the protein is MARHQYRCPLRWADMDAFGHVNNVVFLRYLEEARIDFMFRLAPGEGSESFTGGSVVARHEIDYKLPLVHRHEPVLIESWVTRIGAASLTIRYEVKDEATEDRPETVYVRAETVVVPYNLAAGRPRRITAEERHFLEEYLDEPRSEAIAA
- the ettA gene encoding energy-dependent translational throttle protein EttA → MAEFIYTMRKTRKAHGDKVILDDVFLNFLPGAKIGVVGPNGAGKSTVLKIMAGIEQPSNGDAFLSPGYTVGILMQEPKLDESKTVLENVEDGVGPIKQKLNRFNAIAEEMATNYTDELMEEMGKLQDDLDHANAWDLDAQLEQAMDALGCPPGDWPVTNLSGGEKRRVALCKLLLEAPDLLLLDEPTNHLDAESVNWLEQHLAQYKGAVVAVTHDRYFLDNVAEWILELDRGRAHPYEGNYSTYLEKKAERLKVEGKKDEKRAKRLKEELEWVRSNAKGRQAKSKARLARYEEMAAEADKMRKLDFEEIQIPPGPRLGSIVVEVNNLSKAFGDKVLIDDLSFTLPRNGIVGIIGPNGAGKTTLFKMIQGLEKPDSGEIKVGETVKISYVDQGRANIDPKKTLWAVVSDELDYINVGNVEMPSRAYVSAFGFKGPDQQKPAGVLSGGERNRLNLALTLKQGGNLLLLDEPTNDLDVETLGSLENALLEFPGAAVVVSHDRWFLDRVATHILAYEGDSKWFWFEGNFESYEKNKIERLGPDATRPHRATYKKLTRG